A window of Narcine bancroftii isolate sNarBan1 chromosome 6, sNarBan1.hap1, whole genome shotgun sequence genomic DNA:
tcacgtgactcctcccattttTGATTCATCTTGAAGGTGACTACCACAGGACCAAACAGTGTTCACAGTAAATAACAGTAGAGTATAAtgaaggtgaatttgtggaaggTGGACTGAGAAAATAAGCTGAAAAGGTAAACAGTGGCAGATATTCAAATAGCTAGTCCTTAACACTCAGCAGGAATTCATCTCAATTGGAAAGAAAGATTTCATGACAAAGAGGTGCAgtctgtggttaacaaaggaggTCGAGGTTGATGTTAAATTGAAATTTTGGCATACAAGGTGGCTCTCTTGTTCAAAAAGGGTGGAAGGCAGAAGGGCAAATTAGTTTAATATCTATTGTTGGTAAGATGATAACCAATTATCAAAGAGGAAATAACTAATCATTTGGGAAAGCTGAATATGGTTTTATGAAAGATACTCTAAATACATGTGTAGTAGTTGAGTTCTCTGGATTAAATGGCGGGGGTCAACTTTTAtatgggtcatacttttgaccctGGTTTGTACTTGCGtcattcaaggcatcaggagctcagatggccaggatcgggtggtaagtctgcattcCAGGTATTGGGAGCTCCAATGACTGGGTGGCCTGGGCCTAGAAGAGTCTGTGGCCAGGGTGTCAGGAATGAGTGATTGGGATGAGGATCCATggccagggcatcaggagcttagaTGAGCGGCCAGCCAGCCAAGGCAAGGGTTCGCGTTGGGGGTGTTGTGAGCTTAGATGGGCAGACAATCGGACCAAAAtagtgaggggggggggcgaCACACATAAATTTTGCAAggtaaattcaattatttttaagcCATTAAAGTGAGGGGGTCAGCTATAACACAAGTATAACAAAGTTGCTCAGATTCTTCGGGGTCGGAAGCAGAGCCACGATAGATACTGAAGAGATTGCAACCCAAAACGTCAACCACTCATCATCTCCCACTGAATCTGCTCAACCcagtgagttccttcagcagtttgtatttttgctgttatcttttttaaaatgtgggaGAGACTCCCGTTGACAGATACACTGGGGTTCATATAGTTGCTGAAGATGAGTCTTCCCAAGGTGCTAACAATTCAGGCCTGTGTGGTCATGGGATGGTATAATCAAAGCACCAAAAGACAAAGCCGAGGTGGCCAATCAGGAGCTGCTAACACACCTGCTAGATGAGGAAGAAATGCAAGAGTAGTGGAGACCAGCAAGGtctttggagtccacttaacaagtgacctatagTGCAcatataacatctcctcacttgtcaggaaggctcaatGGTGACTGGACTTCCTTACAATACCAAAGTGGGAAaaactaccggccaccattacgtcaaccttctacaggagctctattgagagcactCTGGCCAGCTtcgtcacagtgtggtacagttgctgtagagcattagaTCAGAgatcataagagcagcagagaggatcattgggtctcactccctcccatcaatgtgatctgaagagggtgtgcaaagtcGTTAaggtccccttccaccctgcacacagcatctttcagctgctcctgtcgggaaagaaatacaggaggatcagagccagcaccaccaggctgaggaacaacttctaaCCAGGCAGCCAGtgggaatgctgaatgaccaaaagaactCTTGACACTAGCCAGCCAGAttctaatatttattttaatatatgtcctgcatatgtattgtgttATCTCTGGTTGTATGCCTGCACGTTTTGAGCCAAGGACTgttgaatgctgtttcatcaggttgcacttgtgcattcagatgataatgaacttgaagaaATTTTAAAATGGATGCGGTTGTATCACCTTaattatggtcctgtgaatttatAATAGAGGTAAGAGTGCTGATAATGTCTATAGAGAGCATAATCTCAAAAACTACAAGAATAATGTCTTTCGAGGTGCAAATTCAGATTTAGGAAGCGGGTTGGAAAACATTCCTACATTCTGGGAGATATCGGACATCTATgaattcaaattaaattcacacatacaccacagtaaTATGTCCTTTAGCACACGAGTCCACGGCACCCAATTACCCATGTCTCAGGTCCTTGGAatttggaaggaaactggagcacctggaggaaacctaagtGGTTACGGGAAGcgtgttcaaactccttacagacaatgccagctTCGAATGGAGGTCACTGGTTCTGCAATAGTGTCACCTGCTGAAACATTATTTCTGATTCTTTCCCCATagccacctgacctgctgagtacttccagccTCTTATTATAATGTCAAATTTTCAGCATGaactatattttatttttatattatggatgGGTAGTGCAGTCAGAGACTGGTGTGGTTAGTCATCTTGGGTACAACAAAAGAAGGAGAGGTAGATACTTCACTTTGGACGTTACTGTAAAATATCAACTTTGTTACTGGAGAACAGAAATCTACATTTACACAGGTTTTGTCTTAATGTAGATGTGGCATATTTGCCTTCACTttctgtggctgtggttttggcaCCAGGTAAAAAGGCTTCCATCTGAGTTCAGCCCTGACCTTCTTTCCCAACCAACCTTCGATCTTCAGACTGTCAGTGGTGCACTCTGGCCAGCTTTGTGTGTTCGCTTCCAGAGCTAACGCTATGTTCAGTGAGATTGACTTCCCTTCTCCCTTAATAATCAGTATCAcagctgggcatttctaatagccgtacgtaaaactgtctctctgtcacaatagtttaaacaacggatcaaaacagatcttggattctgtcctgaaaaagattttcttctgtgAGGAAAGAAAAACGCTGAAAGAAGGAATATCTCCAACATGTGATTGCTGCAGATAATTGCAACCATGGCATAATCTGAGAATAAAAAATCCAGATATGAAATGCATTTACTCAGTTTTGAGACTCTTTTGCCCTAATCACAGGGAGTAGTAAAGTCAAGGCTCAGTGATCGTTAAGAGCACCCTTTTGGAAGACTCAGGGGAATGAGTGCCACTGAGGGATGTCTAGTAAAGCTCCAAGGGTACCAGGCCATTTTAGCTCACAGGTCCCGGGCTTAATGCTGGCTGTGTAGAGTTTGCTCGAGCTCCCTGTGATAATACGGGTTTCCTCCCATAATCTCAAGATGGGCAGATTGGCTGCTAGAGATTGCCcccagtgtgtaggtgagtggcagaatctggGGAGAGTGCAGGAAAAcatgaagaatgagagaggatcttatagaaacaaaaatcATGAAGGTAATAGATAAGCTAGAGGCCGGAAAGTTATTTCCACTGGTAGctaagactagaactagggaacatggTCTCATGTTTCAAGGGAGTATGGTCTCATGTTTCAAGAGAGTAGATtcaggacagaaatgaggaggaactacttttacCAGGGAGAGGCGAATCTATGAAAACGCCCTCATTTAATATTTGATGGCAAATAAGACCcaaaaattggctcaaaaatacTCCCTGGGTTTTGTATGCGAATTGAAACTGAACAGGTGGCCGCTACTTGCCCAACTTCAAGAAGCACACAGAGGTGCTGCAGCTGTAAGTCACACAGTGTCCTTCAAAGATATATaatcgacgttttgggcctgagcctttcattaagGAATGAGCAAacagcagacaggcacctgaataaaatggtggggaaagtggcagatggaagacCACAGGCAAGAAGtcgtaggtggatatgggtgggagggcacaggagagaaaaggtgagccGAATGGGAGGAGGTAGCTTTcagaatggagaaggaagagtTAGAAAGCTGGTGGAGAGAAGACAAGGATGGCCATGAAGGAGGACTAAAGGAAGCCTTAGGGTAGGCCCACTATTGCaggggacagagtgaaggtgttcatTAAATGATATCCCagcctgcgtccagtctctccgacgtggagaaggccattcagcatGTGGAAGTTGCTTTACAGTGTAGTAATTGTaaactatatatctatatactggCCTGATAATTTTGCTGCATCTTTTATGAGTTTCCTGAGCTAAAAAAGCATTTTTTTAGCTGATATTATTTCATTACAAACAAATTGCTTGAGTGCTTTGTTGCTTGGGAGTCTCTTCAATACTGCTTGGTAGAAGGCACCTTCAGAATCTACCTTTCTGCATTCTAATCTTCCAACAGGGACTGCAACCATTATATCAAATTCATTTGGTTCCAAAATCTGCAAAGGCAAGAAATATaatgttaaattaaatttatcttaTCAGTTGATTTTCTCATTACAATATCACTTTCCACCCAACGGACCTCTGTCTTCAGCCTCATTAAAACAGTTACCACCTCCCTGCTCTTTCTGAGAGAGAAGATTCCTCTGTCTTATTCATTTGCCTCATCCACTCTCATGGGGGTGATGTGTTTAGGGCCTCCTCCTGCCAGGGTTTTTCTTTCCCCTGGCAATACAAAGTACAATGATGCAGCATACAACAAGCCAAAGTACAGCACGTCTGGAGAACCAGTTGGTGTAGCACTGTTTCAGCACctgcgacccaggttcaatcaaatctcatgctgtctgtaaggagtttgaatgttctccccgtgtctgcgtgggtttcctcccacccttcaaaatatacatgGGGTGAAAGGGCTctttaccatactgtatgtccaaAATAAACCACAAGGACAGCAGATGCTGCAGCCTTCAGCAAACCGAGAGAAGCTGGTGGGGCTCACCAAgttgggcagcatccatggagagaaatagtcacTGTTTTGGCTTAGAAATCTTTGTTAATACTCAAAAATGTCTTGAAAAGGGTTCCCAGCATCTTTTTCTCTgcatgggtgctgcctgacctgctgagtcattCCATCTCCTCTCGGTATTCTACATCTAGTTTAAATTGGAGCATCTCAATCTGTCCTGCCATTGGACATTGCTGCTTcaaaggtttttaaaaatattaattcagtGTTATGGATGTACCTGTCAAGGCCACCATTTTTTTGCACATTGCTACTAGTCCCCAAGCAGAGAGCCAACCACAGGGGAGGCTGGGATATTTCAAGGCAAAACTGGTAGCTTAATGTTCCAGGCTACAGATTCTACAGGCGTGTATAAGGTCACATGTAGCCAGACTGGGTGAAGATGGCAGGATTCCTTCTTTAAAGGACATATGTAAACCAAATAGGTTTTTTTTGAGTAACTTCCTGGCTACTGCTACAGAAATTCCTTATTTTTCTATTTCCAGATTCTTATTTAATGGCCAGCTGACCTCCTGGATTCAAACTTGCATCTTTTGTCGTTTCTGTGCACCATGTCCACAGAAATAGCAAAATTAGTCCATTCCACTATTCAATTCAACAACAATGTCACTATCTTGTTCCTGCTTTCTCTTTGCATTCTTTCATCACCAAACCATATCCAActccttgaatatatttaagtaTTTGCCTTCAACTAACCTTCATGGTAGGGACTTCCAAAGGTTCACTCTCTTTGGATGaaacttttaaaagttttacCACACAGAGGCAGGCCCAACAGCCCCAATGCGCGGTCCCGATCAAGTCCCAAATTCCAACCACTCTGAAAACAATTATCCCTCAAATCCCCACTAAACTTCTGACCTCTCACCCAGTGTCCATCCGCTTTGGCCTGATCATTTATGGTGCAAGGGCAACCTTTATTTGGCCTTCCAAAACCCATCACTTAGCACCTGGCAGGATTCAATTCCATCGGCCattgttcctccaacttcctaACTCATCAAAATTATGCTGTGATCTTCGACAATCCTCTCAATCCACAATGCTAATTtctgtgacatctgcaaacttattaatgaTGTACATTATCAAAGTAAATCATACATTTTAAGCCCCAATTCTTGCAGTAGACACAAGTCTTAGATAGCCACTATATAGGgataggggagggggtggtgttcttttggtcattcagcattctcattgcccatgggaacaagctggtggtgctggctctgatgcttctgtatctctttcccgacaggagtacCTGAAATATGCAGTTTGCGAGGTGGAAGGGGTTCCAAAATattttgtgctccctcttcaGCCAGTAGATTATAACAATGAGCGCTGCTGGGGGGGCTGGTCGGGGTGCGGCCGgtgcagtggttgtatcaccagtCTGCTCAACGTTCCAGCGCCTGGGATTTCTGGTGTCTCGTCCACTAACCGGTTCATGCTGACACTTCATTATAACGTGCGATCAGTTAACAGGCCTAAAAGCATGTACACATTCAGTGTGCAAGAATTTCCTGGGATTCATACCCCTTGAACTCAGACAATTTGTGAAATGGTAGGTAAATGCCAGCATGTGCTTGGTCAGGCCGTCAAAGCCCGAGTCTGCAGGCACCGCAGGTTggggtgaaaacacaatgctggaccaACAGGGTACTTGATGCAGACTTTTCGGGCTTGATCGAAGGGTGAGCTAAAAGCAGACAGGGGCCCGAACAAAACAAAATTGACGCCCAAACATGTTCATTCGTGATTATCTGGCACCAAGGAGCCAGACTGAAGAATGAGAAAACTTACAGGAAAATAAAAGTTTCAAAGAACTACAGGCTCCTGATTGGGAGCCCCCACAGAGCCAGTTCGGCTCACCCTAACGTTTTCGGAGTAACTTTTTAATTCATGTCAAGCAACCTTTCGGATCTTTGCCGACGTGCCGCAGCAAGCGGCGTTCACCCGCTGCGATGCCAGAGATGGTTCCGACCATTTTATCCGCAGATTGGACACTGCAGCCTTCAAGCCTCTCTCTCTTGGCTGACCTTTCTCCCGGCTCCGCCGTCGCCAGCATTGGCCGTGTCAcccgctctccctccctccaagcAGCCCTGCCGGCATTCTTCCCCTGGCGCCCAACAGGCTGGACGCCACCGCTTTCCTGGTCGTCAGCAGCCTCGCCGGCGTCGTGTTACTGACTTGCAACTGCTCTTCCTGGACTGTCCCCCTGACCAGTAGAAGACCCTGCAGCCTTCTTCCCCTTGCCCCCGGCAGACCCATCAGCTTCTGACTGCTCTGTCCCTCTGACCGGCAGCCGCCCTGCTGGGATTCTGCCCCCTGCCAGTAGCAGCAGTTTTAGCGCCGCTTCCTACCCCGCCCATCCTTGCTTTCCGTGTCCCGCCCGGAGTCGTGTTCTCGGCAGCCACCTTTCTTTCGGTCACTTGTCTTCCTGGGCTCGGCGCTGTTCTTCCCGCAGGCGCCCGCGGGGCCACTGGCTTCAACATTGGCACGGCTGCTCTGCCGCCGCGGCTCCACCGAGCCTTCCCTCCGGTGAGCCTTGGGTTTTCTGCCGGTATCCGAGCCAGGTTCGCTACTCTTTGCCGCGGCGGCGCCCGCTCCCTTCTTCTGGCTCATCTCGCTCCAAGTGCAGAAACCTACGTCTTACCCCGCCAACCAGCTGGAGACCGGATCAAGTGGAACTGATCAATGGGCGCCAGTCATCGGTTGGCGCGCCCACACCACGCCTCAGCCCAACCCTCCGCTCTTCTCCAAGGAAGCGCCGCCCCAGCGATGCTGATACTCAAAGCGCAGCCCCAGCCacgctgacaagatattccctgggGCCATGAGGGAGGTGAGTGTAGAAACAGTGGAGGCTTTGACAGAGATCGTTAAAATGCCTCTAGTCATGGGAATGGTGCAGGAGGGCAACTCATGTcgatccattgtttaaaaaaaggagcTAGGAGTAAGTCTGGtcattataggcctgtaagtttgatgtcagtggtggggaagttcATGGAAAGTagtcttagagatggtatatataaatatttggataggcagggtttgatttaagacagtcaacatggatttgtgaggggaagatcatgtttgacaaacctttttAGAaagttactaggaaagttgatgagagcaaggcagtggatgttgtacatatggactttagtaaggcctttgataaggtacctcaGGGAAGgtgagttaggaaggttcaatcattgggtattaacattgaagtagtaaaataGATTCAACactggttgaatgggagatgcccgAGAGTAGTGGCAGATAACTCTCAGATTGAAAGCCGTGTCAGTATTGGGGCCattactgtttgtcatatacattagtgatctggatgatggggtggtaaattaaattagtaagtatgcagatgatactaagaggTGAGGctctggatagtgaagaagggtttcaaagcttgcagagggatttagaccagtgggctgaaagatggcagatggagttcaatggagatatgtgtgaggtgttacattttggtagggctaatcaaaataggacattatGGTGAAGGGTGGGGCATTGAagggtgcagtagaacagagggatctaggaataatggtgcatagttccctgaagaTGAAGCCATATGTgggtagggtggtaaagaaagcttatggtatgttgaCCTTTATACATCAAACCACTGagtgtaggagctgggatgttatgttaaaattgtacaaggcattggtgaggccaaatttgaagaatAGAAAAGATAttaacaaattggagagagtgcagagaagaaatgttgccagggttacagGGTTTATGTTAAAGGGAAAGTTAGGTCTTTATCCTTTggcgtgtagaaggttgagagaggatttgattgaggtatttaaaataatttggggTATAGATTGAGTGGACATGGAGAGTCTTTTTTCCTTTAAAAATGcaggagatacaaacaagaggacatgagttgagagttaggggaccaaagtttagaggaaacataaaGGGGAAGACTTTTTACTCTGAGagtagtgggtgtgtggaacgagcttccagacaaaatggtggaggcaggctcgatattagcatttaaggagaagttggatatgtatatggacaggaaaggaatggagggttatgggtcgagtgtaggtcagtggggtttggtgggagaaagtgttcatcATGGACTAGAAGGGGCAAGTTGGCATGTTTCTATgtggtaattgttatatggttaatgctCAAAGCACGGCCCCAGCCATCCCACGCTTGAACCACGGGCCCAGCTATGCTAAGCTAATATTCAAAGCACAGCCCGATTCATGTCATGCCAGAACCACCACCATGGTGTatttggtgggtgggggtggaggtggggagtgGGCAGCAGGGGGTGCATCTTGTTTCCACAACAAAGTGCAGGGTGTACAGAAAAATAAGTGGCACTTATTGACCTCTTTGGAGATTCCTATAATTACAAGCTCACTCCCAGGCATCCCACCTGCCTTGCCAGCTCACTTTCAACCCAACTTGACCTTCCCAAATCTACAATTCACTCCCTCAACTCATTCCTGAACCCAAACTCCACTGGCTTACCCCTCCCCCCGTCTCAACTACAATTGATAAGTTCCAGGGCACACCACCTCCTCGACATCTTCTCCCTAGCATTCCCTCAATTTGAAATGTACCTAGTACCTACCCCATGCACCCATTTATTCCTCATACTTCATATTCCCATCCAAGTCACTCATGAGcccaccctcccccacttctCATGACACCCAGACCTGACCTTCTAGCTATAATTGGCTAATAAATTTCACACTCACATCTAACATGAATCCTTGTGTTTAAGTGCCCATCCCTgcatccccaccccctccccccccccccccccaaggcatTCTTCAACATGCATCCCCAATAATTTCCAAACGTATGGTCCTGACTCACTACTGGATCCCTCTTCCTTTATTGATTCACTCCTGGGTCCTTCCCTGGTCCCAACTCACTCCATTCACTCTTGCACCCAGGAGGCCAGCCAATTTCCTGACTCACTATTGAACACCTTCCCAATTTGCTTCCAAATACTTTCATGTTTGTTCATAGATCCTCTCAAGCCCACAGTCTCAGTCCTGTCCTACCTCCACTCCACTCTCAGGGTCCTCTCCAAGTATTGAGAACAAGTAAatatacaaatgctggagaaacttagctggtcaaacagtgtactttattagCATtgatcataccttgaagggcgcaagcctgaaacattggttgtgtatctcTAGCTTTGCTATATTGTGTACACtatttgaccaactgagtttctccagcattgtgcctgcagactttcgtgttttactactgAGAAAATGAGACCTGGTATAAATGCTGAGACCATCCCAAGTATCTGTGATATTACACCGGCtttaaaacaaaaacacattTAAAGCACATCAGCCCAGGTATATCCCAACTGAAGTGATGCAGGAAACCCCTGTAAGATGCTCCAGAGTATTCTTATTGGGAATAGCATACTCCAATggaatctccccctccccctgcccaaaAAAAGCTTATAAATACTGATACACAATGCTTTGACACCTTTTTTTATTCTCCTTATCAATAGACCCACTCCCTGCAGTGACTTTTAAAGAATGGCACCTACCACCATACAAATATTGGCATAATGTCAGTGGCCCACCAACTGTAGAACTGtataccacagaaacaggcccttccacccacaaGGTCTGCACTATAAACAATGCCACATTACACTAAATAttttctgcctgcacatgatccatacccctccattccctgcacattcttgtatctttctttttaaaatatctttgttGATTTTATATATTATACAAACAAGAAAGGTACAATTCAATGAGATGATATGGACACAAACTAAATAAACATTCTGTATAACACTAACATACATTCTTGCATCTTAAATGCTAATTCTCATCACAACTATTCCTGGCAAGCCTTTCCAGGTACCTACCACTCTTAAAATAAAAGCACAAGGCCTGCTCACTTCCTTTAaatcagttgttctcaacctttttctttccactcacatcccactttaagtaatcccaatgccataggtgctctgtgattagtaagggattgcttaaggtgggatgtgagtgggaaggttgagaatcactgctctagatccaattgttactgaaatattttgcttgagaaaaattgttattggtccatttcctttggagttaattaggtacgattcaaacagtggttttcaactttttctttccacccatataccaccataagcaatcccgtACTAATCACAGAAAACCTATGGCattaggattacttaaagtgggatgtgagtggaaagaaaaaggttgagaaccactcctttAAATGTTCCCCTTCTGACATTAAATGCATATCCTCTTGCATTTGACATTTTTCCCCTGGGGGAAAAAATAGTGATTCTGTCTATCCAACATATGGATCTTATCACttcaaaatgtggtaaatgtgaggtcTTTTTctgtggaaggaaaaatagatcagattatttaaatagtgaaaaattGCAGAATGCAatagtgcagagggacctggaagGGCTCCTACGTGAATCGCAGAAGGTTGGTTTACAGTTGCAACAAGCAATCAAGGCAGTAAATGGAAAGTTGTCCTTCATCACAAAAGGAATTGAATTTCAAAGCAGGGAGTTTCTGTTGCAACTATACAGAATACTGGTGATGTTGCCCTTGGAGTGCTGATGTAGTTCTTGCCTCCTTGAGaaaagatatactggctttgtTGGTCATAGAGGAGGTTCGCCTGGCTAATTTCAGAAATGAGAGGGTTAGCCTATGTGAGAGGGTTAGCCTAGGTGggagaaatataaaattatgaaagggagatTAAAGTCATTTCCAGTGGTAGCACACATTGCCTCAAGATTGAGGAAGGACTGCAGATAGTCAtttatctggaattctctgcctgatgaagcagtagaggctgctgcGATAAATGTAATTCATAGTAGGGATATTAAAGGTTGTGGGGAAGAcaaggtaggtggagctgagcccACAGCCAGACACGCCACGAATGATAGAGCAGTCCCATAAGGCCAGATGGGCTACTCCTACTTCTTATGCTTTGATGTTCTATcggctctcccctcagcctctgaggtGACAGGAAAA
This region includes:
- the cgasa gene encoding LOW QUALITY PROTEIN: cyclic GMP-AMP synthase (The sequence of the model RefSeq protein was modified relative to this genomic sequence to represent the inferred CDS: substituted 1 base at 1 genomic stop codon), yielding MLKPVAPRAPAGRTAPSPGRQVTERKILEPNEFDIMVAVPVGRLECRKVDSEGAFYQAVLKRLPSNKALKQFVCNEIISAKKMLFXLRKLIKDAAKLSGQFCHSPTHWGQSLAANLPILRLWEETRIITGSSSKLYTASIKPGTYYAMKCPAVILIIKGEGKSISLNIALALEANTQSWPECTTDSLKIEGWLGKKVRAELRWKPFYLVPKPQPQKVKANMPHLH